In Agrobacterium sp. RAC06, a single window of DNA contains:
- a CDS encoding TRAP transporter large permease yields the protein MLLLIGSFLFLLILGTPVAVSMAVASLAYLVIYGVAPDIIAAQRMIAGVESFPLIAVPFFILAGNLMNIAGVTGRIYKFALSLVGWMKGGLAQVNIIGSVVFSGMSGTALADAAGIGTIEIKAMKDHGYPVEAAVGVTAASATLGPIFPPSLPFVIYGMMANASIGALFMAGIIPGVVMTILMMLTVYIFAKRKGWGSDTPFELKQLLAASLEVVIVLAFPGAIYLMILAGMSVNIAVLIGLAVLVALDWYFDFSAVMALMTPVLLIGGMTMGWFTPTEAAVAAVLWSLFLGLVRYRTMTVRTLAKASFDTIETTASVLFIVTAASIFAWLLTVSQAAQLFADFMFNLTDNWWMFLIIVNVLLLVVGAFLDTIAAISILVPILMPIAARYGIDPVHLGVIITLNLMIGLLTPPVGMVLFVLSRISKLSVEKTTLAILPWMIPLFLALGLITFIPAITMWLPTQLGLIR from the coding sequence ATGCTGCTTCTCATCGGTTCCTTTCTGTTTCTGTTGATCCTCGGCACGCCGGTTGCGGTCTCCATGGCCGTCGCATCACTCGCCTATCTCGTGATCTATGGCGTTGCCCCTGACATCATCGCGGCCCAACGCATGATCGCCGGTGTCGAGAGCTTCCCTCTGATTGCGGTGCCCTTCTTCATTCTGGCCGGCAATCTCATGAACATTGCCGGGGTGACGGGCCGCATCTACAAGTTTGCCCTGTCACTCGTCGGCTGGATGAAGGGTGGCTTGGCGCAGGTCAACATCATCGGCTCCGTGGTTTTCTCCGGCATGTCCGGAACGGCGCTTGCCGATGCCGCCGGCATTGGGACCATCGAAATCAAGGCCATGAAGGACCATGGCTATCCGGTGGAGGCCGCCGTTGGGGTTACCGCGGCCTCAGCCACTCTGGGTCCCATCTTCCCGCCATCTCTGCCCTTCGTCATTTACGGCATGATGGCCAATGCCTCCATCGGGGCGCTGTTCATGGCTGGCATCATTCCAGGGGTCGTCATGACGATCCTGATGATGCTGACGGTTTACATCTTCGCCAAGCGCAAGGGCTGGGGCTCTGATACCCCATTCGAGCTGAAGCAATTGCTGGCTGCCTCGCTGGAAGTGGTGATCGTCCTCGCCTTCCCTGGCGCCATCTACCTGATGATCCTGGCGGGAATGTCGGTCAATATCGCGGTGCTGATCGGACTTGCGGTTCTCGTGGCGCTCGACTGGTATTTCGACTTTTCCGCGGTCATGGCGCTGATGACACCCGTGCTGCTGATCGGCGGCATGACGATGGGCTGGTTCACGCCGACAGAGGCGGCCGTCGCGGCCGTTCTGTGGTCGTTGTTTCTCGGGCTCGTCCGCTACCGGACAATGACGGTGAGGACGCTGGCTAAGGCCTCGTTCGACACCATCGAGACCACGGCCTCGGTGCTGTTCATCGTCACCGCCGCGTCGATATTCGCCTGGCTGTTGACGGTGAGCCAGGCAGCGCAGCTGTTCGCAGACTTCATGTTCAACCTGACTGACAACTGGTGGATGTTCCTGATCATCGTCAACGTCCTTTTGTTGGTCGTCGGCGCCTTCCTCGATACGATTGCCGCGATCAGCATCCTTGTGCCGATCCTGATGCCGATTGCGGCCCGCTACGGCATCGATCCGGTACATCTCGGCGTGATCATCACGCTCAACCTCATGATCGGGCTTCTGACCCCACCCGTCGGCATGGTACTTTTCGTGCTGTCGCGCATCTCCAAGCTGTCGGTGGAAAAGACGACGCTGGCCATCCTGCCCTGGATGATCCCGCTCTTCCTGGCGCTCGGACTCATCACCTTCATCCCAGCCATCACCATGTGGCTGCCGACGCAACTCGGTCTGATCCGTTGA
- the uxuA gene encoding mannonate dehydratase: MRHTWRWFGPIDKVSVRDAAQAGAEGIVSALHHIATGELWPEDEIARRHDAIRAGGLVWDVVESIPVSEDIKTQTGDWKRHIANWQETLRRLSASGIRTVCYNFMPILDWTRTDLRWETGHGAKAMRFDLVDFAAFDIHILNRPEAAADYPDWLTDEAARRFSGMEDAKIAALGKNIGAGLPGSADGYTLEQLLEKLRSYQGVNRERLQQNLVDFLSEVAPVAQQVGINICAHGDDPPWSLLGLPRILSTEADYAHMLDAVDIRANGVTLCTGSLGARPDNDLPFLAKRFADRIHFVHLRNVTRDTDTVPCSFFEDEHLEGGTDMVAVIAALITEEAKRRKEGREDHQIPMRPDHGQEILDDLTRGAQPGYPAIGRLKGLAELRGIERTLSHAQYGLGG, from the coding sequence ATGAGACATACCTGGCGCTGGTTCGGCCCCATCGACAAAGTCAGTGTGAGAGATGCGGCGCAGGCCGGCGCCGAGGGCATCGTGTCGGCATTGCATCACATCGCAACCGGAGAGCTCTGGCCAGAAGACGAGATTGCCAGACGGCATGACGCGATCCGCGCAGGGGGCCTCGTTTGGGATGTGGTCGAGAGCATTCCGGTGTCCGAGGACATCAAGACACAGACCGGCGACTGGAAGCGCCACATCGCCAACTGGCAGGAAACGCTCAGACGCCTGTCGGCCTCGGGTATACGAACAGTCTGCTATAACTTCATGCCGATCCTCGACTGGACGCGGACGGATTTGCGGTGGGAGACGGGTCACGGCGCCAAAGCCATGCGCTTTGATCTCGTCGATTTCGCAGCTTTCGACATCCATATCCTGAACCGCCCCGAGGCTGCCGCAGACTATCCGGACTGGCTGACCGACGAGGCAGCACGGCGTTTCTCCGGCATGGAGGATGCCAAGATCGCGGCCCTCGGCAAGAATATCGGTGCTGGCCTGCCGGGCTCGGCCGATGGCTACACGCTCGAGCAGTTGCTTGAGAAGCTCCGCTCCTATCAAGGCGTCAACCGCGAACGGCTGCAGCAAAACCTCGTCGATTTCCTGAGCGAAGTCGCGCCGGTCGCCCAGCAGGTCGGCATCAATATCTGCGCACACGGCGATGATCCACCCTGGTCGCTGCTCGGTCTGCCGCGCATACTTTCAACAGAGGCCGACTATGCGCATATGCTGGATGCCGTCGATATTCGCGCCAACGGTGTGACGCTCTGCACCGGATCACTCGGCGCGCGCCCTGACAATGATCTGCCTTTTCTTGCCAAGCGCTTTGCCGACCGCATCCACTTCGTCCACCTCCGCAACGTGACCCGCGACACCGACACAGTCCCCTGCTCCTTTTTTGAGGACGAACATCTGGAAGGCGGGACCGACATGGTGGCTGTCATCGCAGCCTTGATCACGGAGGAGGCAAAACGGCGCAAGGAAGGGCGTGAAGATCACCAAATTCCCATGCGCCCCGACCATGGACAGGAAATCCTCGATGACCTGACGCGTGGGGCACAGCCGGGCTACCCCGCCATCGGCAGGCTCAAGGGCCTGGCAGAGCTTCGCGGCATCGAGCGCACGCTGTCGCATGCCCAATACGGGCTGGGAGGCTGA
- a CDS encoding mannitol dehydrogenase family protein, protein MMQRLSSTTGLPDRVRQPQFDRTKLKPGIVHIGIGAFHRAHQAVFTQHALEAEFGPWGIIAVNLRSSEPVEALAAQDGLYSITTRSEAGDQSEVIGATVDWICAANDGARVLSALADPAIRVVTLTVSEKAYGLDPATGGLDHAHQAIAADLKWPDAPVGVLGFLVEGLALRRAAGLAPYTVLCCDNLPSNGNVVRRLVLEMAQLRDPALADWIADKGRFPCSMVDRIVPAATDTTRIRGERLLGALDALAIDTEPFLQWVIEDDFVSGRPAWEAGGAIFAGNVEPYEKMKLRLLNGTHTLLAHLGILGNLDYIRDVMAVPHLAAKARLHMEEVASTLDPVHGIDLAAYIDDLLARFSNPTIDHRNIQIALDTTQKLPQRLLAPTVDMLAKGQTAGATAYAVGVWMASVKKRGDCGDPRRSEVIAAAASMGATDPSAPFFAIAGLFPQELIDARDWRDRINAAILSF, encoded by the coding sequence ATGATGCAAAGGCTCTCCAGCACGACAGGTCTTCCGGATAGGGTTCGTCAACCGCAATTTGACCGGACGAAACTAAAACCCGGCATCGTACATATCGGGATCGGCGCCTTCCACAGGGCGCATCAGGCAGTGTTCACGCAGCATGCTCTGGAAGCCGAATTCGGACCCTGGGGCATCATTGCCGTAAACCTGCGCTCGTCCGAGCCGGTCGAAGCGCTCGCAGCACAGGATGGCCTCTATTCCATCACTACGCGGAGCGAGGCGGGCGATCAGTCCGAAGTCATCGGCGCGACTGTCGACTGGATCTGTGCCGCTAATGATGGCGCCCGGGTGCTTTCAGCCCTGGCCGATCCGGCGATCCGTGTTGTGACGCTTACCGTGTCGGAGAAGGCCTATGGTCTTGATCCGGCAACGGGCGGGTTGGACCACGCTCATCAAGCCATTGCCGCGGACCTTAAGTGGCCAGATGCGCCCGTTGGTGTGCTGGGCTTTCTCGTTGAGGGGCTTGCCCTGCGGCGCGCTGCAGGGCTTGCACCCTACACGGTTCTCTGTTGCGACAATCTACCATCCAACGGCAATGTCGTGCGTCGCCTGGTTCTGGAGATGGCCCAACTGCGCGATCCCGCGCTGGCCGATTGGATCGCCGATAAGGGTCGGTTTCCCTGCTCCATGGTCGACCGGATCGTGCCCGCCGCCACCGACACCACCCGGATTCGTGGCGAAAGGCTGCTCGGAGCCCTGGACGCACTGGCAATCGATACGGAGCCATTTTTGCAATGGGTCATCGAGGATGACTTCGTTTCCGGTCGCCCCGCCTGGGAGGCCGGCGGCGCAATCTTCGCCGGGAATGTCGAGCCCTATGAGAAGATGAAGCTACGATTGCTCAACGGTACGCATACGCTGCTCGCCCATCTCGGGATCCTTGGAAATCTCGACTATATTCGCGACGTGATGGCCGTACCGCATCTGGCGGCAAAAGCGCGCCTGCATATGGAAGAGGTCGCCTCGACGCTCGATCCGGTGCACGGCATCGACCTTGCCGCTTACATCGACGATCTTCTGGCGCGCTTTTCCAATCCGACAATCGACCATCGCAATATCCAGATCGCGCTCGATACCACGCAAAAATTACCGCAGCGGCTTTTGGCGCCCACCGTCGACATGTTGGCGAAAGGTCAGACAGCGGGCGCGACGGCCTATGCAGTGGGGGTCTGGATGGCATCGGTGAAGAAGCGAGGTGATTGCGGTGATCCCCGTCGCAGCGAGGTGATTGCGGCGGCGGCAAGCATGGGCGCCACCGACCCCTCCGCACCGTTTTTCGCAATAGCTGGTCTATTCCCGCAGGAACTGATCGATGCACGCGACTGGCGCGACAGGATAAACGCAGCGATCCTGTCGTTCTAG
- the otnC gene encoding 3-oxo-tetronate 4-phosphate decarboxylase produces the protein MTSILSEETRLRDEIAEVGKSLFDRCFTFGSTGNISARLSNGEMLMTPTNASMGSLDPGRLSKFTADGVHVSGDKPTKEAFLHQCMYCARESSGAVVHLHSTHAVAVSILDGLDPNDVLPPLTAYYVMRVGRLPMAPYYPPGDAALAEAVRERAEHSHAVLLANHGPVVAGKTLKEAQYAMEELEETAKLFLMLRGERLRLLTSAQVDALRSP, from the coding sequence ATGACGTCAATTCTTTCCGAGGAAACCCGCCTGCGCGACGAGATCGCCGAGGTCGGCAAATCCCTCTTCGATCGCTGCTTCACCTTCGGCTCGACCGGCAATATCAGCGCGCGGCTCTCGAATGGCGAGATGCTAATGACGCCGACCAATGCCTCCATGGGGTCGCTCGATCCCGGCCGACTGTCGAAATTCACCGCCGATGGCGTGCATGTCAGCGGCGACAAGCCGACCAAGGAAGCCTTCTTGCACCAATGCATGTATTGCGCGCGGGAAAGCTCGGGCGCCGTCGTGCATCTGCATTCCACCCATGCGGTAGCCGTCAGCATTCTCGACGGTCTTGATCCCAACGATGTTCTGCCGCCGCTGACGGCCTATTACGTGATGCGGGTCGGGCGCCTGCCGATGGCCCCCTATTATCCGCCAGGGGATGCAGCGCTCGCCGAAGCCGTGCGCGAAAGGGCTGAGCATAGCCATGCGGTCCTTCTGGCCAACCACGGCCCCGTCGTTGCGGGCAAGACGTTGAAAGAAGCACAGTATGCGATGGAGGAGCTGGAAGAGACCGCCAAGCTCTTCCTGATGCTGCGAGGCGAACGCTTAAGGCTGCTGACCTCCGCGCAGGTCGACGCTTTGCGCTCGCCCTAG
- a CDS encoding LacI family DNA-binding transcriptional regulator yields MQPETPTLTHVARLANVSENTVSRVIRNKGSIAEETRKRVLDAIDTLGYVPNRAAGSLASSASLIIGVILPSLSNIVFPEVLRGIHAGLADTPYQPMIGVTDYDLGKEQQLVSSLLAWQPTALITTGFEHTDAARRMLENSRIRIAELMDIDDTPIDLAVGLSHRRAGRATAEHLVRRGYSRIGYVGHDWTADRRARARYDGLCEALSEAGLSFSVEKRHDGPSSTIAGRDTLAGLLADGAVADAVVFSNDDMAVGGFMHCLGAGIPVPERLALFGFNGLEIGQALPKPLSTVRSNRFNIGKTAVEALLAQAERPGEAQIIDTGFAIIDGATA; encoded by the coding sequence ATGCAGCCGGAGACGCCGACGCTCACTCATGTGGCTCGCCTGGCGAATGTCAGCGAGAACACCGTGTCACGGGTCATCCGCAACAAGGGCTCGATTGCGGAGGAAACCCGCAAGCGCGTTCTCGACGCCATCGACACGCTCGGCTACGTGCCCAATCGCGCGGCCGGCTCGCTCGCCTCCTCGGCCTCGCTGATCATTGGCGTGATCCTGCCGTCGCTCTCCAACATCGTTTTTCCTGAGGTGCTGCGCGGCATCCATGCCGGTCTCGCCGACACGCCTTATCAGCCGATGATCGGCGTCACCGATTATGACCTCGGCAAGGAGCAGCAACTCGTCTCCTCGCTGCTCGCCTGGCAGCCGACAGCCCTGATCACCACTGGCTTCGAACACACAGACGCTGCGCGCCGCATGCTGGAGAACAGCCGCATTCGCATTGCCGAACTTATGGACATCGACGATACGCCGATCGATCTCGCGGTTGGCCTGTCTCATCGACGGGCCGGTCGCGCGACAGCCGAGCATCTGGTGCGGCGCGGCTATAGCCGTATCGGTTATGTCGGTCACGATTGGACAGCCGACCGCCGCGCCCGCGCCCGCTATGACGGCCTCTGCGAAGCGCTGTCTGAAGCCGGCCTGTCGTTCTCCGTCGAGAAGCGCCATGACGGTCCGAGCTCAACGATTGCCGGCCGCGACACGCTGGCCGGTCTGCTGGCCGATGGCGCTGTGGCCGATGCCGTCGTCTTCTCGAACGACGACATGGCGGTCGGTGGCTTCATGCATTGTCTGGGCGCCGGTATTCCGGTGCCGGAGCGGCTCGCCCTTTTCGGCTTCAACGGGTTGGAAATAGGCCAGGCGCTGCCCAAGCCCCTGTCGACGGTCCGCTCGAACCGTTTCAACATCGGCAAGACAGCGGTCGAAGCGCTGCTCGCTCAGGCCGAACGGCCGGGCGAAGCGCAGATCATCGATACCGGATTTGCCATCATCGACGGCGCAACGGCCTGA
- a CDS encoding sugar ABC transporter substrate-binding protein: MRTFNKAALAASAAMLCVFSFSSAVRAEDTHRPECFSAAPDSAKVIKYEKRDGPYKVAFVNGFAGNDWRVTAIQGAKAWAAREENKAKLSEFTVVSVGNDSAAQIAAIDNFIAAGYDAITFIAVNPTAFSSVIKRAEQAGTVLVPFDNVLDTDAIVQVNENQFELGAMKAEAVVREIEKAKGKVEGSVLEVSGLPGNATDRDNHLGMRSVLDKHPGLKVVQVVGNWDAGTVQKVTADAIATNGNFDGVMVQEGTIGALNAMKNAGHPVVPIGGDAGNGARKLIAEGKYPGLTAAQAPVMSAVALEAAVSLLEGNALPQKVFLPIPNKDNAELKEGTDYFPNLPDTFYTTTGYPNCFPVFTPEELLGQSPDNT, encoded by the coding sequence GTGAGAACCTTTAACAAGGCCGCGCTTGCCGCGTCGGCCGCGATGCTCTGCGTCTTCAGTTTCAGTTCGGCCGTCCGCGCCGAAGACACCCATCGTCCGGAGTGCTTCTCTGCAGCACCCGACAGTGCCAAGGTCATCAAGTACGAGAAGCGGGATGGCCCCTACAAGGTTGCGTTCGTCAACGGCTTCGCCGGCAATGACTGGCGCGTGACCGCCATCCAGGGCGCGAAGGCCTGGGCGGCCCGCGAAGAAAACAAGGCAAAGCTGTCCGAATTCACCGTCGTCTCGGTCGGCAATGACAGCGCCGCCCAGATCGCTGCGATCGACAACTTCATCGCCGCCGGCTACGACGCGATCACCTTCATCGCCGTCAACCCGACCGCCTTCTCCTCCGTCATCAAGCGCGCCGAACAGGCCGGCACAGTGCTTGTACCCTTCGACAACGTGCTCGACACCGATGCCATCGTGCAGGTGAACGAAAACCAGTTCGAGCTCGGCGCGATGAAGGCGGAAGCCGTCGTGCGTGAGATCGAGAAGGCGAAGGGCAAGGTCGAGGGCAGCGTTCTCGAAGTCTCCGGCCTGCCGGGCAATGCGACGGACCGTGACAACCATCTCGGCATGCGCTCCGTTTTGGACAAGCATCCGGGCCTCAAGGTCGTTCAGGTGGTGGGCAACTGGGATGCCGGCACCGTCCAGAAGGTCACCGCCGACGCGATCGCCACCAATGGCAACTTTGACGGCGTCATGGTCCAGGAAGGCACAATCGGCGCACTGAACGCCATGAAGAATGCCGGTCACCCGGTCGTTCCGATCGGTGGCGATGCCGGCAACGGCGCCCGCAAGCTGATCGCTGAAGGGAAATATCCGGGCCTCACCGCAGCCCAGGCGCCTGTCATGTCGGCCGTCGCACTCGAAGCCGCTGTCTCGCTGCTTGAAGGCAATGCCTTGCCGCAGAAGGTGTTCCTGCCGATCCCGAACAAGGACAATGCAGAGCTGAAGGAAGGCACCGACTACTTCCCGAACCTGCCGGACACCTTCTACACAACGACAGGCTATCCGAACTGCTTCCCGGTCTTCACCCCGGAAGAGCTGCTCGGCCAGAGCCCCGACAATACCTGA
- a CDS encoding L-idonate 5-dehydrogenase has product MQTRVARLHAERDLRVEHLDYSTCRAGEVRLAMAAGGICGSDLHYYQDGGFGPVRVREPIIAGHEASGFVEEIGDGVSGLELGQLVAVNPSQPCGQCQYCRIGQPIHCLDMRFMGSAMRLPHEDGMFREHLVVPAIQCHPVGGGVTPGEAACAEPLAVCLHAIAQAGDLNSKAVLVTGAGPIGLLTVAAAHHAGAGQIVVTDLADSALSRALSMGATQAINVKSEPDGLLPFTEHKGYFDVVFDCSAAGTALRSAFTAIKPRGILVQVGVTGDVTIPLNALVGKEIVWRGSQRFHEEFSEAVALISTRQIDVRPIISHSFPLDAVVEAFEQAGDRSKACKVQITFQQTDKSLKDER; this is encoded by the coding sequence ATGCAAACTCGCGTTGCCCGCCTTCATGCTGAGCGCGACCTGCGCGTTGAGCATCTCGACTATTCGACATGTCGAGCTGGAGAGGTTCGGCTTGCCATGGCGGCAGGCGGCATCTGCGGCTCGGACCTGCACTATTACCAGGATGGCGGCTTTGGCCCGGTCCGTGTCCGCGAACCGATCATCGCCGGTCACGAAGCCTCCGGCTTTGTGGAGGAAATTGGCGACGGTGTTTCAGGTCTTGAACTTGGGCAACTTGTGGCGGTCAATCCGTCCCAACCCTGCGGCCAGTGCCAGTATTGCCGGATCGGGCAACCCATTCACTGCCTGGACATGCGCTTCATGGGCTCGGCCATGCGCTTGCCGCATGAAGACGGCATGTTTCGCGAGCACTTGGTCGTGCCCGCCATTCAATGCCATCCGGTGGGTGGGGGCGTCACACCGGGAGAAGCGGCCTGCGCAGAGCCGCTGGCGGTCTGCCTCCATGCAATCGCTCAGGCCGGCGATCTCAACAGCAAGGCCGTTCTTGTCACGGGCGCGGGGCCGATCGGTCTCTTGACCGTGGCCGCCGCGCATCATGCAGGTGCCGGCCAGATCGTGGTCACGGATCTGGCCGACTCCGCCTTGTCGCGTGCGCTCTCGATGGGCGCCACGCAAGCCATCAATGTAAAAAGCGAGCCGGACGGTCTTCTGCCCTTCACGGAACACAAGGGCTATTTCGACGTGGTCTTCGACTGCTCAGCGGCTGGAACTGCCCTGCGCTCCGCGTTTACTGCGATCAAGCCGCGGGGCATTCTGGTCCAGGTCGGCGTGACTGGCGACGTCACCATTCCCCTCAACGCACTGGTCGGCAAGGAAATCGTCTGGCGCGGCTCGCAGCGGTTCCATGAGGAATTCTCTGAGGCCGTCGCCTTGATCTCGACGCGCCAGATCGATGTGCGTCCGATCATCTCCCACAGTTTCCCACTCGATGCGGTAGTGGAGGCGTTTGAACAGGCCGGTGACCGCTCGAAGGCCTGCAAGGTGCAGATCACATTTCAACAGACGGATAAAAGCCTAAAGGACGAGAGATGA
- a CDS encoding TRAP transporter small permease: protein MTEHPHAPISVEEMAHAFEEEATPIDLSHHAIEDWVTLAVFWGMGLAVFLQFFTRYVLNNSFSWTEEIAANCLVVVVFMGSVMCVRTMRHIQVDLLYRFLPTRAVRVLETVVDAIGIAFFAYMTWLMWRYLEIVGGERMVTVDLPRGIVFYTVFAAFALMSVRSINNLVKDLTGTKTARQRAQEDIHAGGI from the coding sequence ATGACGGAGCACCCGCACGCGCCGATCAGTGTGGAGGAGATGGCGCATGCTTTCGAGGAGGAAGCCACGCCAATTGATCTATCGCATCACGCCATCGAAGACTGGGTAACGCTGGCCGTCTTCTGGGGCATGGGCCTAGCCGTATTTCTGCAGTTCTTTACACGCTACGTTTTGAACAACAGCTTTTCCTGGACCGAGGAAATCGCAGCCAACTGCCTCGTCGTGGTCGTCTTCATGGGGTCAGTCATGTGCGTGCGCACCATGCGGCATATCCAGGTGGACCTGCTCTACCGCTTTCTGCCAACGCGGGCGGTCAGGGTGCTCGAAACGGTCGTCGATGCCATCGGCATCGCCTTCTTCGCCTACATGACCTGGTTGATGTGGCGCTATCTGGAGATTGTCGGCGGGGAGCGCATGGTCACCGTGGACCTGCCACGTGGCATCGTCTTCTATACCGTCTTTGCAGCCTTTGCGCTGATGTCTGTCCGCTCCATCAATAACCTCGTCAAGGATCTGACGGGGACGAAAACCGCGCGCCAGAGGGCGCAGGAAGACATTCACGCAGGGGGGATCTAG
- the otnK gene encoding 3-oxo-tetronate kinase, whose amino-acid sequence MLLGAIADDLTGATDLALMLSREGMRTIQTIGVPKAGLDLSGVDAVVVALKSRTNPAAEAVAMSLEALSFLQTAGAMQFLFKYCSTFDSSPEGNIGPVTEALMQALGTELTIVCPAFPANGRTIYKGHLFVGDQLLSDSPMRNHPLTPMTDSSLVRLMAGQSQLKVGLVTRETVGQGASAVAQAFEAARDKGEQALVVDALTDADLRVIGEAAAGLTLITGGSGIALGLPENFRRAGRLRSSGDALAFSAPAGRSMILAGSCSDATRSQIRTAIEAGVPALKLDPIEIAEGRFRVEQALSWALGQSARAPLIYSSAEPDEVKAAQAALGRERAGSLIEHFLAETALGLEAAGVRRLIVAGGETSGAVVGALAPDALFIGPEIDPGVPWTLTLGQTEPMALALKSGNFGAPDFFLKAWEILP is encoded by the coding sequence ATGCTTTTGGGCGCCATTGCCGACGACCTGACCGGAGCCACCGACCTTGCCCTGATGCTGTCACGGGAGGGCATGCGAACCATCCAGACGATCGGCGTTCCCAAGGCCGGCCTTGATCTCTCGGGCGTCGACGCAGTGGTGGTTGCGCTGAAGTCGCGCACCAATCCTGCAGCTGAAGCTGTCGCCATGTCGCTCGAAGCCCTCTCCTTCCTGCAAACGGCGGGTGCGATGCAGTTCCTGTTCAAATATTGCTCGACCTTTGATTCCAGTCCGGAAGGCAATATCGGTCCCGTCACCGAGGCGCTGATGCAGGCGCTCGGCACGGAGCTGACGATTGTCTGCCCGGCTTTCCCGGCCAATGGCCGAACCATTTACAAGGGCCATCTGTTTGTCGGCGACCAGCTGCTGTCCGATAGCCCGATGCGCAATCATCCGCTGACCCCGATGACCGACAGCTCGCTGGTTCGCCTGATGGCCGGCCAGTCGCAGCTGAAGGTGGGGCTGGTGACCCGTGAAACGGTCGGGCAGGGAGCTTCAGCCGTCGCGCAAGCCTTCGAAGCTGCGCGTGACAAGGGCGAACAGGCGCTGGTCGTCGATGCGTTGACCGATGCCGATCTCCGGGTGATCGGTGAGGCCGCTGCCGGACTGACCCTGATCACCGGCGGCTCCGGTATAGCGCTCGGTCTGCCTGAAAATTTCCGTCGCGCCGGCCGCTTGCGCTCTTCTGGAGACGCGCTCGCCTTTTCCGCGCCGGCGGGACGGTCGATGATCCTTGCCGGGTCTTGTTCGGATGCGACCCGCAGCCAGATCCGCACGGCGATCGAGGCGGGCGTGCCCGCGCTCAAGCTTGATCCTATCGAGATCGCCGAGGGACGTTTCCGGGTTGAGCAGGCTCTGTCCTGGGCACTCGGCCAGTCGGCACGGGCACCACTGATCTATTCGAGTGCCGAACCGGACGAGGTAAAGGCAGCCCAGGCTGCCCTCGGTCGCGAGAGGGCCGGATCGCTCATCGAGCATTTCCTCGCCGAGACCGCGCTCGGGCTCGAGGCCGCCGGTGTCCGTCGCCTGATCGTTGCCGGTGGCGAGACCTCGGGTGCCGTGGTCGGGGCGCTTGCACCCGACGCGCTCTTTATCGGTCCCGAGATAGATCCTGGCGTACCCTGGACGCTGACACTCGGACAGACGGAGCCGATGGCACTGGCGCTGAAGTCCGGGAATTTTGGTGCGCCCGATTTCTTCCTCAAGGCCTGGGAGATCCTGCCATGA